The Microbacterium sp. LWH7-1.2 genome window below encodes:
- a CDS encoding AMP-binding protein yields the protein MFTSPEADVEIPPLDVYDYLFASLTDEDLGRVALIDPATGAETTYGALRTQVDLFAGALAARGVGVETVVGLLCPNVPAFATVFHGILRAGATVTTVNSLYTAGEIEKQLRDAGATWLVTVHPLLPQASTAAEAVGIPHDRVVVLDGAPGHPNLRALLAEGAPAPEVSFDPATHIAVLPYSSGTTGVPKGVMLTHRNLVANVAQCRVALDLAATDRVLAVLPFFHIYGMTVLLNLALRQRASLVTMPKFDLVEFLTNIQKFQCTYLYIAPPIAVALAKHPIVDQFDISSVHTVFSGAAPLDGETAETAGRRINARMMQGYGMSELSPVSHAMPVDRYDIPVSSVGVMLPNTLNKLIDTETGEEITELGPDGVTKAGELWVKGPNVMLGYLNQPQATAETLDADGFLHTGDIAVYHEGGYFSIVDRVKELIKYKGYQIAPAELEALLLGHPKVMDAAVIGVLDEDKQEIPKAFIVAAPDSGLTADEVMAFVAEHVAPHKKVRRVEFIDAIPKSSSGKILRKDLRAREAATA from the coding sequence GTGTTCACCAGTCCCGAAGCCGATGTCGAGATTCCCCCACTCGACGTGTACGACTACCTGTTCGCGAGCCTGACCGACGAGGACCTGGGGCGCGTCGCGCTCATCGATCCCGCGACCGGCGCCGAGACGACGTACGGCGCGCTGCGCACGCAGGTCGACCTGTTCGCCGGCGCGCTGGCGGCGCGTGGCGTCGGCGTCGAGACGGTCGTGGGCCTCCTGTGCCCCAATGTGCCGGCGTTCGCGACCGTCTTCCACGGCATCCTGCGCGCGGGCGCCACGGTCACCACCGTCAACTCGCTGTACACCGCCGGCGAGATCGAGAAGCAGCTGCGGGATGCCGGGGCCACGTGGCTCGTCACCGTCCACCCCCTCCTCCCCCAGGCCTCAACCGCCGCCGAGGCGGTCGGCATCCCCCACGACCGTGTCGTCGTGCTCGACGGCGCCCCGGGCCATCCGAACCTCCGGGCGCTGCTCGCCGAGGGCGCACCGGCACCCGAGGTCTCGTTCGACCCTGCGACGCACATCGCGGTGCTCCCCTACTCGTCGGGCACGACCGGCGTTCCCAAGGGCGTCATGCTGACGCATCGCAATCTGGTGGCGAACGTCGCGCAGTGCCGCGTCGCCCTTGATCTCGCCGCGACCGATCGCGTGCTGGCGGTGCTGCCGTTCTTCCACATCTACGGCATGACGGTGCTGCTCAATCTCGCTCTGCGCCAGCGCGCGAGCCTCGTGACGATGCCGAAGTTCGACCTGGTGGAGTTCCTCACCAACATCCAGAAGTTCCAGTGCACCTACCTGTACATCGCGCCGCCGATCGCGGTCGCGCTGGCGAAGCATCCCATCGTCGACCAGTTCGACATCTCCAGCGTGCACACGGTGTTCTCGGGGGCGGCTCCCCTCGACGGCGAGACCGCCGAGACCGCAGGGCGCCGCATCAACGCCCGTATGATGCAGGGGTACGGGATGAGCGAGCTGAGCCCGGTCTCGCACGCGATGCCCGTGGACCGCTACGACATCCCGGTGAGCTCCGTCGGCGTCATGCTGCCCAACACGCTCAACAAGCTCATCGACACCGAGACCGGCGAGGAGATCACCGAGCTCGGCCCCGACGGCGTCACGAAGGCCGGCGAGCTGTGGGTGAAGGGGCCGAACGTCATGCTCGGCTACCTCAACCAGCCGCAGGCGACCGCCGAGACGCTCGACGCCGACGGATTCCTCCACACCGGCGACATCGCGGTGTACCACGAGGGCGGCTATTTCTCGATCGTGGACCGGGTCAAGGAGCTCATCAAGTACAAGGGCTACCAGATCGCCCCCGCAGAGCTCGAGGCGCTCCTCCTCGGTCACCCGAAGGTGATGGATGCTGCGGTCATCGGTGTGCTCGACGAGGACAAGCAGGAGATCCCCAAGGCCTTCATCGTCGCCGCCCCGGACTCCGGGCTCACCGCGGACGAGGTGATGGCGTTCGTCGCCGAGCACGTCGCACCGCACAAGAAGGTGCGCCGCGTCGAGTTCATCGACGCGATCCCGAAGTCCAGCTCCGGCAAGATCCTCCGCAAGGACCTGCGCGCCCGCGAGGCCGCGACGGCCTGA